TCCTGCCTTTCTTTACATATATGGTTGCCAATATATAAAATAATAAATTTCAACGATAAAGTCAAACATTAAATTTATTACTTTGACTTTCAAAGTATATTATATTATAAAATTCTTGTCAATATCTTTATACTCATAGAATGTTTATTTCTTTAATACTATATACAATAAATCAATTTCCGTTGTACTGCATATATTGATAATACAAGGATTATAATAGAAAGGTGTGTTCCTGTGATTATTAAGAAAAATCAATATACCAAAACAAAACCATCTAGGAATATAAATATGATTTTTAGAAAATATGGCACTCATAATAACCTTAAAAGAAAAGAACGGAAGGTGATATAATGGAACTTCAAGTACCCGGGTTCGTCGATAAATCAATAAATGAAGAAGCTTTTCCGGGCAGTCCATTAGTTCTTGGAGATAGTGGCCCAGCCGTCCTAAATACAAAAAATGCTTTGAATGCTATATCTGTTAATTTTCCTTCTATTCCTAAAATATCTCCCATAACGCCTACATTTGATGAGTCAATGGAGATTGCCGTCAAACAGTTTCAGCACATATTTAATCTACCTGTAACAGGAATAATAGACAAAATAACATGGTATGAAATAAGAAAAGTATTTTCTGCTGTAAAGAAACTTGCTCAAACAACTGCAGACAACTCTCTGGCTGCTGAGATACTGCCAAACTTAGGGAATGGCAATGAATCTCTTGAAGTTATTCCAAAAGTTCAGCTTGTGCAGTATTTCTTAAATGTATTTTCAGCTTATCATTCATCCATACCTGCCGTAGATATAAATGGCATGTTGAATACCATGACTATAAATTCGATAACAGAATTTCAAAAAACATTTAATATTCCAGCAACCGGAGAAATCGACTGTGAAACCTGGAACAATATGTATTACAGCATGCAGGGGATACTTAACACTTTGCCGCCTACTGCTATTTCGCTTCCCGCGCTCTTATATCCGGGTGAAACATACAGCGAGGGTTCAGAAGGCTCCGAAGTTTATATTATGCAACAGTACTTAGAATTTATTTCAAATGCTATTCCTGACATTCCTTCTATAGATCCTACTGGTATATTTGATTATATCACAACTGAATCTGTAATTGCTTTTCAAACTTTGTACGGGATAACACCTACCGGTATAATAGAACAGCAAACTTGGAATAAAATTGTGGATGTATACAGGCAGCTTAGATTTTCAGACAATAGACCGACAAGTCAATTTACAGACACTGTTCTTGAACAAACTGAATGAAACGAGGTAATTTATGAGCACACCTGAATCTAATATAATAATACCTGCACAAACTCTTCCTCATGTGATTGTTCCTTTTCCACTGGAAATAACTGTACATCTGGGTTCACCTGATGATAAAAGTGCGTTAAATGTTACAGTGCCGTATATAGATTATATAAAAAACGTTGCTTCCAGCGAGTTGTATCCTACCTGGCCGGAAGAAGCGCTCAGAGCAAACATTTATGCTATAATATCAACTACTATGAATAGGGTTTTTACTGAATGGTACAGATCAAGAGGCTACGATTTTGACATTACCAGTTCTCCTCAATATGATCAAGCATACGTTCCAAACAGAGGTATATTCAGCAATATTTCAGACTTAACTAATGAAATATTCGACCAATATATTACAAGGTCCGGACACGTGGAGCCTTTATTTGCCGTATTTTGTGATGGACGACAGGTCCAATGTAATGGCCTTCTTCAATGGGGAACCGTAGACTTAGCAAATCAAGGCTACGATGCTTTAGATATTTTAAAGTACTATTATGGTAATGATATTCTTCTTGTTGAAAGCAATATTCCTACAACTACAACAGAAACATATCCCGGTTCACAATTGAAGCTTGGCGATTCTGGAATATCAGTATTCCGAATGCAGCATTCGTTAAATAAAATTTCCGAAAACTATCCTGCTATTCCCACCGTGGATATTACCGGTTACTTTGATGAAAAAACAGAAGAAGCAGTAAAGGTATTCCAAGAAGTTTTTGGTCTTCCCGTTACAGGAATTGTTGACATGGAAACGTGGTACTTTATCAGAAGAATCTATGTAGCTGTCGAAAGGCTGTATGAATTAAATACAGAGGGTTTATCGCAACAAGAACTGTTGGATTTGTATGCGAATGTTATTTTAGAGGAAGGAAATCGTCCTGTTGTCGGACTGCTCCAATATTTTTTAAATGTACTTTCCTCTGTTTATCCTGCAATTCCTGCTGTAACAATTGACTCTTATTATGGCCCCGAAACTACTGATGCTGTTAAAGTTTTTCAAGAAATAATGGGTTTGCCTCCTTCCGGTATAGTAGATCTCAGAACATGGGCTGAGATCTACAAGGCTGTTTATGCAATTTTGACAAGTGTTCCTGTAGAAGATATCTACCTTCCTCTCATCAATTTTATGGGAATGGAATATAGAGAAGGCATGAATAAAATATATCCGGGAATTCTTATATTAGACATAATGTTGAATTATCTGTCTACTAAAATACCGGAAATACCTGCCGTCAAAATAGATGGAAATTTTAGTGAAGATAAAGCTGCTTCTGTAAGAGTATTTCAAGAGCTGTATGGTTTAGAACCCACAGGGGTTGTAGATGCCCAAACATGGAACATGATAATGAATATATACAGAAATTTCAGATATGCTGAAACTTAATATTTTTCAGTAACAAGAGTGCTAAGCGCTCTTTTTTTATTAGAAAAGCCCCCCTATATGGCATGCGGAATCAAAATACAAAGTTCCATGACGTAAACTTTTTTATATTGAAGCTATTGACAAATATAAATCATTTGCTAAAATAATAGTGTAGCTGGCACTCATTTATATCGAGTGCTAACAAATGCACGATTTAATTACAAACAAGCTATAGATAAAGGAAGGGATGTATTATGGCAAAAAAACAATTTAGATCTGAATCTAAAAGGCTTCTTGATCTTATGATTAATTCAATTTACACACACAAGGAAATTTTTTTGAGAGAGCTTATTTCAAATGCAAGCGATGCAATTGATAAAAGCTACTATAAATCTTTGACAGATAGCAGTATAGAATTTAATAAGGATGATTTTTACATAAGAATTTCTCTAAATGAAGATGACCGGACTCTAAAAATATCTGATTCAGGAATAGGCATGACAAAAGAAGAATTGGATTCAAACCTTGGAACAATTGCAAAAAGCGGATCTTTTGATTTCAAGTCAAACAGTGAAGCAAAAGAAGGCGTTGACATCATAGGGCAATTTGGAGTAGGATTCTATTCTGCTTTTATGGTTGCTGAAAAAGTAACCGTAATAAGCAAGGCACTAGGTTCAGAGGAAGCGTATAAATGGCAGTCTAACGGTACAGACGGCTATACGATAACTTCATGCGAAAAAGAAACAACAGGAACAGACATAATAATTACAATAAAGAAAAATACAGATGATGAAAATTATGATGAATTTCTTGATCCGTACAATATAAAATCGCTTGTAAAAAAATATTCCAACTTCATTAAATACCCTATAAAAATGATGATGAAGAAAAGAAAATTGGAAGAAGGAACCGAGAACGAATATAAGGATTATTTTGAAGATGAAATATTAAACAGCATGGTTCCTATATGGAGAAAAAACAAAAGTGAGCTAAAACCTGAAGACTATGAAAATTTCTATATGGACAAACATTTTGGATTTGAAAAACCTTTAAAATACACTCACGTAAGCGTTGAAGGAATCACCAGCTACAATGCATTACTGTATATTCCGTCAAGAGCCCCCTTTGACTTCTATACAAAAGAATTTGAAAAGGGTCTGGAGCTCTACTCAAACGGAGTGCTTATAATGAATAAATGCAGCGACCTTCTTCCAGATTATTTCGGATTTGTTCAAGGACTGGTGGATTCGGCTGATTTGTCTCTTAATATTTCAAGAGAAACTTTGCAGCACGATAGGCAGCTTCAATTCATTGCCAAGAAAATAAAAGAAAAAATAAAAAGTGAGCTTCTGGCAATGCTAAAGGACGATAGAGAAAACTATCTGAAGTTTTTTGAAAACTTCGGAAGATCCTTAAAATACGGGTTGTATAGTGAATGGGGAGCAAACAAGGAAACTCTGCAAGATCTGGTTATGTTCTATTCTTCAACAGAGAAAGCACTGGTAACATTAGATGAATATGTGTCCAGAATGAAAGAAGACCAAAAATACATTTATTATGCTTCCGGAGAAAATGTAAACCTCATTGCAAAACTTCCTCAAATAGAGCTTGCAACAGACAAAGGATATGAAATACTTTTCTTCACAGATGAAATTGATGAATTCTCAATTAAGGTACTCGCAAAGTATAAAGAAAAAGAATTCAAAAATGTATCAAATGCAGATTTAGATTTAAAATCAGATGATGATAAGAAGAGTTCAGAAGAAAATACGGATATATTTAATTATATGAAGGAAGCTCTGTCAGATAAGGTTAAAGAAGTAAGAGCCTCCAAGAGATTAAAAACTCATCCCGTGTGCCTGGCCACCGAAGGCGAACTGTCGATTGAGATGGAGAAGGTGCTAAACGCCATGCCAGACAATATGGCCGGTGATGTTCACGCGGAAAAAATACTGGAAATAAACACAGACCATCAAATGTTTGAAAAAATCAAACAGTATTACCAAGATGACAAAGAAAAGCTGAAAGTACTGTCTAATGTATTGTATGACCAGGCACTTCTTATTGAAGGATTAGCAATTGAAGACCCTGTACAATATGCAAATAACGTATATGAGCTTATTGAAAAATAATAATCTTACATTATAAATTAAGAACTTAGGTTGAAGCTGACCTAGGTTCTTTTAAATTTCAATCTTTTACCGTTTGCAAGACATCATTATTTTATTAATGATGTAAATGCTCTTTTTTTCTCCTGCTGAGCAATTATTAAATATCTTATTTTTTATGGATTATTATACCAAAATAATCTCAATATTTTATTCATAACATATATTAATAGAGTAAAATAAATTTTAGAGGTAAACAATGATATACAGAAATTCTGAAATCAGTAATATAGATGTAAAATATCAAAATTTCATACCAGGCGGACCTCCTGTTAATTTTGTTATAATTCCAGAATATATAACAGTTCATCTTGGCAATCCTGATGAAGAGGCAGAAAATATAATTGTTCCTTATATTAATTATATCAAAAATGTTGCATCCTCTGAGCTTTATCCAACATGGCCTGAGGAGGCATTGAGAGCTAATATTTACGCCATAATATCTTTTACTCTTAACAAAGTGGGTCTTGAATGGTATCGTTCAAGAGGGTATGATTTTGACATTACAAATTCAACCCAGCATGACCAGGCATATGTTGAAAACAGAGGCATCTATGACAACATAAGCAACATTACCGATGAGATATTCAATCATTATGTAGTAAAGGGCGAACAAGTTATACCATTTTCAACTAAATATTGTGATGGCAGAATCTCACAGTGCGACGGACTATCTCAGTGGGCTACGGTTGACCTGGCAAACAACGGTTATTCCGCATTAGATATTTTAAAATATTTTTATGGCGAAGATATTTCAATCAAAACAGACACTCCTATAGGAGGCATAGGATTGACTTTCCCAGGAAAACCTCTTATGTTAGGTGATTCAAGTATTATCGTACTAAGAGATCAATTAGCATTAAACAGAATATCTGATAATTTCCCTGCTATTCCAAAAATCCCCGTCACCAGCGGATACTTTGATGAGTATACCGAAACATCAGTCAAAGAATTCCAGAGAATATTTAATTTGCCGGTTACAGGTATCATTGACCAGGCAACATTTTATAAAATACGGGAGATTTATGTAGCTGTTACTGAATTAGCCGAATTAACTGCGGCAGGATCAATTTATGAAGAAATTTACGGCATAACAATCGGAACTTTGCTTCAGGGCGATATACGCCCAAGGGCAACATATTTGCAATATTTTTTGTATGTTTTATCTTTGTATTATAATAGCATTCCGTCAATTAATCTTACCGGCATATTTGATGAACCGACAAGACTGGGAGTAATAGAATTTCAAAAAATAGTAGGCCTTCCTGCCACAGGTATTGTAGATACAGAAACATGGAATAAACTGTACGAAGCAATCCGCGGCGTATTTAATACACTTCCTCCTGAAGAAGTTTACTTGCCATATTTCAGATACCCAAGCATTGAATTTGTTAAAGGAATGGGACTGGAACAGCCAGGTGTTTCATTTATACAGCAAATGCTGTCTTATATATCATTGACGATACCATCGATACCTCCTGTACCGGAAAACGGAATATTTGGCGAAGAAACAGAAAAAGCAGTTATAGCTTTTCAGAATCTTTTTGGTCTTGAACCAACCGGAACAGTCAATGAAGCCACTTGGAATGAATTGAGCCGAGTCTACAGAGAACAAAGATATTCGGGAATAATTGCCCCGCAAGATACGGTTTAATTGTAATGCAAACGATAAGTTCTTCGAAAAACACTTATTAGCACCAATCAATAAGCTTCCGTAATTTGTTCAGTGCATAATTCAAGGCTGTTAATAATATACATGCATACATAAAAAGCTATTAAATTTTTCTACGGTAAAAAATCAAGCAAACTGAAAAGCAATTTTAAGCGTAAATTGCTCAAAATTGCTTTTCTTTAATAAACTGTATATTTTTATTGTTCAAAAAATTCTTCAAGAGTTAGCCCTGATTCATATACATCCGTAGCCATCTCCACTCCCAAATATCTTATATGCCACGGCTCATACATATATCCGGTAATATCTTCCTTTCCTTTCGGATAACGAACTATAAATCCATAATTATGTGCATTTTCTGATACCCATTTGCCTTCGGCCGTTTCTCCGAAAGTATCATCTAAAGCAAAATTCATTGCCTCGCAAGTTATATCCATAGACAGCCCCGTCTGATGTTCGCTTTGCCCTGGTTTTGCACTAAATGTGTCCGCAGCCGCCTGACCGTGATTAGCAACATAAGAAGAATACAGCGATGATTGTGTATTGTAGGACCTATAGCCCGAGCGTGCATATAGATCGTATCCTTCTTCCTTTGCAGCAGCAAAAAGATTCTTCAAAGCCTCATATGCAGCCTCTCTAAGCTGATTCACCTCAGGATTTAAAAGCACCGTAGGAAGCTCTGTTATTTCCGTCAAATCTTCCGGCACATAATCGCTGGGTAGATTATTGACCCTATTTACCAGCACATCTATTGCTCCGGGATTTCCTACTGTTACTACTTCTTCAATCTCTAATGACTCTTCGGCATCTGGATTCTCCTCAGACTCTGAAGGGATTTCTTCCGGTTCTTCCACAGGATCAGGCTGTTCAACAGGAATCCCTTCCTGTTCTTCGATACCATTATCTGACGGTTCCTCATTCACAGGTTCGTTGGGAATATTATTACTACCTGGTGTATTATTATCTGCTGATATCTTTTTTATAATCATTATAGATCCAAATAAAATCAGTAACAATGCTATAACTAAAATTAAAACTCTATCCACTCTAATTCTCTTTTTATGTTTCATTTTCTTTCCTTCTATAATTTCTAAAGTTTTTTCCACATTATAATTGCATCTTCAATCGGCTTTGAATAGTAACGAGGTCTCTTTCCTACTGATACAAATCCAAATTTTTCATAGAGGTTTATTGCCGGTATATTTGTCTCGCGAACCTCCAGAGTCATAGAACTGATCTCCGAGCATCTGCATATTTCCACCATTTTGCTTATCAGCATTCCGGCTATGCCTCTATTTCTATACTCCGGTAATATTGCAACATTGGTTATATGGCATTCATCCAAAATTCTCCACATTCCCATGTAACCCACAATTTTATCATCTTCCTCTGCGCACTGATAATATGCCAGTTCATTTACTAATTCCTTTTCAAGAGAAGCTCTTGACCAGGGTAGGGAAAAGCACATCTTTTCGATTTGAGTTATTTGATTCAAATCATCGCTGCGCATACCTCTGATTACTACCATAAATCCCCCTTATTTCTTATTTCGTTCCGCCTGAGACATCCTTAAATACTGAGGTCTAAAATCAGACGCCTGAACAAATTCCCCCATCAATGCCATGTCGTAGCCTATGGACGCCAAGGTGGAAGCATTCAAAAAATTATACCTTCCAGGTGCAAAATACGCCCTTTGCCTTAATTTTTTTTCAATTATATCTCTGTAATTAACTGCTCCATCTCCGTTAAATATAATGGGTTCTTCATATTCATTCATCATTTCCAGCATATCGTCAATATTACAAGGATACTGCTCCTTGACGGTTGAGATCTTTCCTTCGTTCCATCTGTAAACTCCTGTATAAATTCTGCCTGCTTTCGCATCCATTACAGGAACAATAAGCTTACTTACGTCAAAAACATTTGCTGCAAGCGACTTTGTCGTCGGGATATTGGCTATGGGAATATCAACAGCAAATGCAAGGCTTTTTGCAATAGCAGCTCCTATTCTCAATCCCGTATATGATCCGGGGCCCTCTGATATTGCAATTACATCAATATCCTGTATTTTAATATTCAGTTCGTTCAATAACTCTTCTATTAAAGGCATAAGCTTTTCTGAATGTGTTTTTTTGTGATTTAAAGTATATTCACCCAACAAACTACCGTCTTCAGATACTGCACATGATGCAGCTATAGATGCCGATTCAATTGCCAGTACTTTCATATTTATTCAGTTCCTCTGCTATTTTTTCATAGTTTTTCCCATTACCGCTTATATTCATTATGCGACAAGTATCGGAAAGCCGTTCTATTTTAATATCAATTCTCTCCTTTGGAAGTATACCTTTTATTTTATGTGACCACTCAATGATTGTTGCCCCCTCTGAATAAATATATTCATCATATCCTAAATCATACATAGCCTCCTCCGAGTCTATCCTGTATACATCCATATGGTTCAGCTTCAGTCTTCCTTCGTATTCTTTAATAATTGTAAATGTTGGACTAGTTATGTATTCTTTAACACCAAGTTCCGATGCTATAAACTGCGTAAGTGCCGTCTTTCCAACGCCCAGGTCACCGTCAAGGCATAGCACGCTTCCCTTTTCCAAACTGCGTCCTATAATTCTGCCTACAACCTCAGTATCTTTTAAATTGTTTACCGTTAATTTCATAATGCTTCCTTAGATTAGTTTTATCCCTGCGCTTTCACCTATGGCTGCTATTAAATAAAATCGCAGATATTTATTTACCGTTTCATTATACATTTGCAGGTTTAAAAAATCAAGGAATGTTTAGTTTGTGTCTTCGGGAAAAATAATTTTCATTCCATGATATTAAAAACCTAAATAAAAAGCATACTTTCTTCGCCTAAAACTACTTAGTATATCGCAAGGCTGTTTTACGTGTAATCTAAAAGCAAAAGTAAAAAACGTTGAACAATGTTTGGAGACATGTTATAATGTTATGATTATTTAAAGGCTTGGACTATGAATTATTTTCTTTATTGCTTTTAAATAAGTGTTAATTGCTTTTTTTATGAATAATATTATTACATAACAAAGAAACATTTAGGGAGAATGGTATGCAAAAATTTAATCATATATATTTTATAGGCATAGGCGGAATCAGCATGAGTGCACTGGCTGAATTAATGATTGACGAAGGAGTTAAGGTTTCAGGCTCTGACAGAAGCTGCTCACATATAACAAAAAAACTGGAATCATTGGGAGCAAAAATATACAAAGGCCATGAAAGCAAAAATGTAACCGAAAATATTGATTTAGTAGTGTACACATCTGCTATTTCTGATGACAATCCTGAGCTTTTGAAAGCGCAGGAATTGAGCCTTAATATAATGGACAGAGCCGAATTTTTAGGCTTGATAATGAAAAACTACAAAAATTCTGTCTGTATATCAGGCACTCACGGAAAAACAACTACTACAGGAATGCTTTCTTCCGTATTGATAGGAACAGATATAAAACCAACTATATTCTTAGGCGGTGAAATGGATTCACTAGGAGGAAATCTGCTTCGCGGCTCATATGATATAATGCTTACGGAAGCATGCGAGTATAAAAGGAATTTCTTGAAATTCAATCCAACTATGGAAATTATTTTAAACATTGAAGAAGATCATCTTGATTATTACAAGGACTTAGAAGATATCGAAAATGCATTTGTAGAATACGCACAAAAAATTCCTGAAACAGGATATCTGATAGTCAACGAGAAACACAAAAAACTATTTAAAAATATAGACTGTAATATAGTAACATTCGGAGCTGGCAGCAACGCCGATTACTATCCTGAAAATATAAATTTAAAGCCATTCCCTTCATACACGTTGATGCATAATGGGCAAAAAGTTGAAGATATAAGGCTTAAAGTATTAGGAGAACATAATATTTTAAATTCCGCTGCAACGGCTGCCGCAGCCCTTTGCCTAGGCATTGACAGCAAAACCGTTCAAAACGGTCTTTTAAATTTTAAAGGCACTCATAGGAGATATGAGTATAAAGGTGAGTATAATGGAGCTTCAATAATTGACGACTACGCACATCATCCGTCGGAGATGAAAGCGACATTAAAGACTGCAAAAGCTTACACCTACGGAAAGGTAATAGTAGTATTTCAGCCTCACACATTTACCCGTACTAAAAAACTTCTGAACGAATTTGCAGAGGCTTTAACACATACAGATGAAGCAATACTTTTAGATATATATCCGGCAAGAGAAAAAGATACAGGTGAAATCCACTCAAAAGATATCCTTGTTAAAATGAACTCGCTCAATAAATCCGGGCATTATGCAGATTCATTTCAATCAGCTGCAGAAATAATTAAATCTTTAGCCTGTAAAGGAGACACAATAATAGCAATGGGTGCAGGTAATGTGAATGATGTTATTGAATATATAAAATAAATAAAAATGAGATTTTTCATATTCAGTATAACTGCCGAATGAAAAATCTCATCTTCTTATATATTAGGAAAGTTCTTACCCCATACAAAACACAATTTGCAAATTACAAGATATCTTTGCTGTAAAAGTTGGTGCTAAGTTTATTTTAGTGATCTCTGTCGGTAAGAAACTTAGCCAGTTCGATTAAGTATACCGCTTTATCCCCAAAAATACCAAGGCTTTTTACAGCTTCATTGGTAAGATTATGAACCTGTTTTTTTGCTTCTTCCAAAGTAACAAATACCAAATATGTGACTTTATCATTTGCTTCGTCACTTCCCGTCATTTTTCCAAGCTTTTCAACAGTGCCCGTTACATCCAATATATCATCCTCTATCTGAAATGCCAGCCCTATTTTTTCTGCATAACTCTCCAAAGCTTTTAATTCAGCTTCATCAGCTCCTCCGAGAATAGCTCCTGCCACCAAGCTGCTTTTTATTATTGCGCCGGTTTTCAGCGAATACATGTACTTAAGATCGTCAAGCGTTGAAATTTTATCATGACCAAATATATCTACAACCTGACCACCTATCATGCCCTCTGGACCTGAAGACTTGGATATATAGAGCAAGGCTCTTATTGCTTTATTCTTATCTTCAAATTTCATTGCCGCTTCAAGACCCGTTTCAAAAGCTCTGTTCAGAAGACCGTCTCCCGCTAAAATTGCCGCAGCCTCTCCGTACTTTTTGTGATTTGAAAGCTTCCCTCTTCTATAATCATCATTGTCCATAGCGGGAAGATCATCATGTATCAGAGAGTATGTATGAATCATTTCCATTGCACAAGCAAAAGGCAATGCCTTTTCTTCCTCATCCTTGAACAACTCATAGGCTGCAAGCAAAAGCACAGGGCGCAGCCTTTTTCCTCCGGATAATAAGCTGTAATTCATAGCTTCATAAATCAACTTCTGAGGATTTTCTTTTTCCTCAACAATATCTTTAAGATATTTTTCAACACTTTCTATTTTTTCATTCATCCATGTTATATGATCCATTTACTCCCCCATAGCGCAATCCTTTTTTTGTCACTACTCCATAACAGCATATGGCTTGCGCGTTTCTATTTTTCTTTAAAAACTTCTTTTGCAATTTTCACCGCCTCCTTGGCGTCTTTTGCATAATAATCGGCACCCATATTCTCCGCATATTCAGGAGTCAGAACTGCACCACCCACTACTATTGTGCAATCTACATTGTTGTCTCTTAACTCTTTTATCGTATCTTCCATACTTTTCATGGTTGTTGTCATCAATGCACTCAATCCTACCATTAGTGGCTCACTGCACAGCTTTCTTGCTTCATCTACGATCTTTTCAGCAGTAACATCTTTACCTAGGTCTATTATTTCATAATTATAATTTTCAAGTATGACCTTGACAATATTTTTACCTATGTCATGAACAT
Above is a window of Sedimentibacter sp. MB35-C1 DNA encoding:
- a CDS encoding peptidoglycan-binding protein, whose product is MSTPESNIIIPAQTLPHVIVPFPLEITVHLGSPDDKSALNVTVPYIDYIKNVASSELYPTWPEEALRANIYAIISTTMNRVFTEWYRSRGYDFDITSSPQYDQAYVPNRGIFSNISDLTNEIFDQYITRSGHVEPLFAVFCDGRQVQCNGLLQWGTVDLANQGYDALDILKYYYGNDILLVESNIPTTTTETYPGSQLKLGDSGISVFRMQHSLNKISENYPAIPTVDITGYFDEKTEEAVKVFQEVFGLPVTGIVDMETWYFIRRIYVAVERLYELNTEGLSQQELLDLYANVILEEGNRPVVGLLQYFLNVLSSVYPAIPAVTIDSYYGPETTDAVKVFQEIMGLPPSGIVDLRTWAEIYKAVYAILTSVPVEDIYLPLINFMGMEYREGMNKIYPGILILDIMLNYLSTKIPEIPAVKIDGNFSEDKAASVRVFQELYGLEPTGVVDAQTWNMIMNIYRNFRYAET
- the tsaB gene encoding tRNA (adenosine(37)-N6)-threonylcarbamoyltransferase complex dimerization subunit type 1 TsaB translates to MKVLAIESASIAASCAVSEDGSLLGEYTLNHKKTHSEKLMPLIEELLNELNIKIQDIDVIAISEGPGSYTGLRIGAAIAKSLAFAVDIPIANIPTTKSLAANVFDVSKLIVPVMDAKAGRIYTGVYRWNEGKISTVKEQYPCNIDDMLEMMNEYEEPIIFNGDGAVNYRDIIEKKLRQRAYFAPGRYNFLNASTLASIGYDMALMGEFVQASDFRPQYLRMSQAERNKK
- a CDS encoding M15 family metallopeptidase, yielding MEKTLEIIEGKKMKHKKRIRVDRVLILVIALLLILFGSIMIIKKISADNNTPGSNNIPNEPVNEEPSDNGIEEQEGIPVEQPDPVEEPEEIPSESEENPDAEESLEIEEVVTVGNPGAIDVLVNRVNNLPSDYVPEDLTEITELPTVLLNPEVNQLREAAYEALKNLFAAAKEEGYDLYARSGYRSYNTQSSLYSSYVANHGQAAADTFSAKPGQSEHQTGLSMDITCEAMNFALDDTFGETAEGKWVSENAHNYGFIVRYPKGKEDITGYMYEPWHIRYLGVEMATDVYESGLTLEEFFEQ
- a CDS encoding peptidoglycan-binding protein, giving the protein MIYRNSEISNIDVKYQNFIPGGPPVNFVIIPEYITVHLGNPDEEAENIIVPYINYIKNVASSELYPTWPEEALRANIYAIISFTLNKVGLEWYRSRGYDFDITNSTQHDQAYVENRGIYDNISNITDEIFNHYVVKGEQVIPFSTKYCDGRISQCDGLSQWATVDLANNGYSALDILKYFYGEDISIKTDTPIGGIGLTFPGKPLMLGDSSIIVLRDQLALNRISDNFPAIPKIPVTSGYFDEYTETSVKEFQRIFNLPVTGIIDQATFYKIREIYVAVTELAELTAAGSIYEEIYGITIGTLLQGDIRPRATYLQYFLYVLSLYYNSIPSINLTGIFDEPTRLGVIEFQKIVGLPATGIVDTETWNKLYEAIRGVFNTLPPEEVYLPYFRYPSIEFVKGMGLEQPGVSFIQQMLSYISLTIPSIPPVPENGIFGEETEKAVIAFQNLFGLEPTGTVNEATWNELSRVYREQRYSGIIAPQDTV
- the htpG gene encoding molecular chaperone HtpG, whose product is MAKKQFRSESKRLLDLMINSIYTHKEIFLRELISNASDAIDKSYYKSLTDSSIEFNKDDFYIRISLNEDDRTLKISDSGIGMTKEELDSNLGTIAKSGSFDFKSNSEAKEGVDIIGQFGVGFYSAFMVAEKVTVISKALGSEEAYKWQSNGTDGYTITSCEKETTGTDIIITIKKNTDDENYDEFLDPYNIKSLVKKYSNFIKYPIKMMMKKRKLEEGTENEYKDYFEDEILNSMVPIWRKNKSELKPEDYENFYMDKHFGFEKPLKYTHVSVEGITSYNALLYIPSRAPFDFYTKEFEKGLELYSNGVLIMNKCSDLLPDYFGFVQGLVDSADLSLNISRETLQHDRQLQFIAKKIKEKIKSELLAMLKDDRENYLKFFENFGRSLKYGLYSEWGANKETLQDLVMFYSSTEKALVTLDEYVSRMKEDQKYIYYASGENVNLIAKLPQIELATDKGYEILFFTDEIDEFSIKVLAKYKEKEFKNVSNADLDLKSDDDKKSSEENTDIFNYMKEALSDKVKEVRASKRLKTHPVCLATEGELSIEMEKVLNAMPDNMAGDVHAEKILEINTDHQMFEKIKQYYQDDKEKLKVLSNVLYDQALLIEGLAIEDPVQYANNVYELIEK
- a CDS encoding peptidoglycan-binding protein; this encodes MELQVPGFVDKSINEEAFPGSPLVLGDSGPAVLNTKNALNAISVNFPSIPKISPITPTFDESMEIAVKQFQHIFNLPVTGIIDKITWYEIRKVFSAVKKLAQTTADNSLAAEILPNLGNGNESLEVIPKVQLVQYFLNVFSAYHSSIPAVDINGMLNTMTINSITEFQKTFNIPATGEIDCETWNNMYYSMQGILNTLPPTAISLPALLYPGETYSEGSEGSEVYIMQQYLEFISNAIPDIPSIDPTGIFDYITTESVIAFQTLYGITPTGIIEQQTWNKIVDVYRQLRFSDNRPTSQFTDTVLEQTE
- the rimI gene encoding ribosomal protein S18-alanine N-acetyltransferase translates to MVVIRGMRSDDLNQITQIEKMCFSLPWSRASLEKELVNELAYYQCAEEDDKIVGYMGMWRILDECHITNVAILPEYRNRGIAGMLISKMVEICRCSEISSMTLEVRETNIPAINLYEKFGFVSVGKRPRYYSKPIEDAIIMWKKL
- the tsaE gene encoding tRNA (adenosine(37)-N6)-threonylcarbamoyltransferase complex ATPase subunit type 1 TsaE, whose product is MKLTVNNLKDTEVVGRIIGRSLEKGSVLCLDGDLGVGKTALTQFIASELGVKEYITSPTFTIIKEYEGRLKLNHMDVYRIDSEEAMYDLGYDEYIYSEGATIIEWSHKIKGILPKERIDIKIERLSDTCRIMNISGNGKNYEKIAEELNKYESTGN